DNA sequence from the Geobacter sp. AOG2 genome:
GCGCGTTTCTTGTGGCGCGCCGGACCACGCCCCGCGAGAGCCCCCCAAACACCATCCTTCCCATATTCATAAATAATTTCAGCCTCTTTCACGAAAACAGATATCATCCGATCCCGGCGAACGACACACCATACATTGGGAAAGGTCAATTTTATTTGATTTTATCCCTAGACTGGTGTAAGCGATATTCAGCCGGGCTGCATATTGTTTACTCCCACGAAATATCGAAGGTGCAAATCCTTCCAGCAAGGATCACCATGCCGGGTATTCCGATCAGTCTCATCGTCATCGCCCCAATCCTGATGGGGGCCGTTATTCTTGCCCTCTCCCTGGTGCCGGTCATCGGGTTGATCCGGGGGTTGCCGTTCGGCAAGGTCCGTCACAACTGGTACACCCTCGCCGCCCTGATCCTGTTCTTCATCATAGGCTACCTCTTCTATGCCTCGGAGCTCCGGGGCGGCACCTACCGCGTTTCCGACGTCATCGTATCGTCCGTTTTTTTCCTGGGGGCCTGTTTTGTCCTGCTGGTCAACCATCTCTCCCATCGGACGGCGCAGGATATCCTCCGCATGAGTGCGCTGGAGCAGGAGAACATCACCGATGCCACCATGGGCATCCACAATCGCCGTTATTTCGAACAGCGCCTGAAGGAGGAATTCGACCGGGCCCGAAGATATAACCTGCCCCTCTCCCTCCTGATGATCGACATCGACGACTTCAAGCAGATCAACGACACCAGCGGGCACCAGACCGGCGACCAGGTCTTGCAGGGCATGGGGCGCCTGCTCATCGAATCCGTCAGAGATACCGACATCGTCACCCGCTATGGCGGCGACGAGATCTGCATCATTGCCACCCATGCCGGCGATGCTACGGCACTGGATCTGGCGAAACGCCTCTGCTCGAAGATAGGGGACAACACCCTGGCCGACGGGACATGGAACATTCGCGTAACGACAAGCATCGGCATTGCCACGCTCAACGACACAATGAATGAGGCATCCGACCTCGTAGGTTGCGCCGACATGGCGCTCTACCGCGCCAAGAACGAGGGAAAGAACCGGGCGGCCGTCTACCTCTCCGACCCCGCCGGGTGCCTCGGAAGGACGACCGCCGCAAACGGGTCCTGCACGTAGCCGGCAGGGAATACCCTCCCCACCCCCTGCCGGAAATCCCGATTTCCGGTCAAATACGGACCACAACCTCCCGGATGCATGATGCGGCTTTGACCTGCCACCCCTTCCCTGTTAGAATCATCTTAAAGGAGATTGCCATGCGAGGAACCGTGGTCGTCGTCATGCTGGTCACTGCGCTGTCCGCCTCTTCCGGGTTCGCGGAGACCTCCCTCAAGGAAGACGGCAGGGAGGTGGGCCAGGGATTGAAAAAACTCGGCAAGGATACCGGCAAGGCGTTCAAAGAGGGCGGCAGGGAGGTCGGCCAGGGCTTCAAAAAGCTCGGCAAGGAAACCGGGGCGGCCTTCAGGGAAGGGGGCAGGGAATCCGGTCAGGCAACAAAGAAGGCCGGGAGGTCCGTGGGCGAGTGGTTCAGGGACATGGGGCACTCCATCAAGAGTTTTTTCAAGGACCGGTTCGGCACGGACAAGTAGCCCCGCATCCCCTTTCTTCCCTGAGCAAAAGAAAAGGCGCACCCAAAAGGCACGCCTTCCCAGAGCGCCACGTCACCGCTCCTACCGGTTCACGTACCTGAGCGGGTCCTTCAACCCCGCCTCGGCAAACCCCTTCAAGCGCAGGCGGCAGGAATCGCATTCCCCGCAGGAAAGCCCTTCGGGCGTCGGATCGTAACAGGAGTGGGTCAGACCGTAATCGACCCCCAGTTCGACCCCCTTTTTGATGATCTCCGCCTTGGTCAGGTCGATGAGCGGCGTATGGATGCGGAACCGCCCCGTCCCTTCCACGCCGGCCTTGGTTGCCAGGTTGGCCATGGTCTCGTAGGCCGCGATATAGTCGGGCCGGCAGTCCGGGTAGCCGGAGTAGTCGAGGGCATTGACCCCGATGTAGATGTCGAAGGCCCCCAGCACCTCGGCCCATCCCAGGGCAAAAGAGAGAAAGATGGTGTTGCGGGCCGGCACGTAGGTGACCGGAATATCGCTTCCCACCCCCTCCTTGGGTACGGCGATATCCGCCGTCAGGGCGCTGCCACCCATCAGGCGCAGGTCGAAATCCACCACCAGATGTTCGGCGGCGCCCAGCCGCACCGCATTGGCCTTGGCCACCTCCAGTTCGTGGCTGTGCCTCTGCCCATAGGAAAAACTGATGGCATAGGGCACAAACCCTTCGGCCCCGGCCAGGGCCAGACAGGTGGTTGAATCCAGACCGCTGCTGTAAAGAACGACCGCTTTGCGCTGCATAGTATCCTGTCTCCTCTATTTTTAAGCTGCCCGTTGCCGGGCTTTCATGATAGTATCAAAAAAATCGTGCGGGTAAATTCAAAAATGAGGATCACATGAAAAAGAGCCATCTCTCACCTCTTGCGTTCATCGTTCTTTGCAGCATCGTCTCCGTTTCGGCAGCCGCGCCGCCCCCCTCCAACGTACCGGCAGGCCACCCGAAGATCGAATACCCCACCCAATCAACGACGCACCAGCAATCGTCTTCCCTCTCCGGCAAGGTGCTGCAGGTTTTGAACAGCGGCGGCTACAGTTATGTCTACCTGCTGAAAAGTAACGGCGAGAAGGTCTGGATAGCCGTGACGGAAGCCAGGATCGCCGTCGGCGAGCCCTTGAGTTTCAAGGAGGGGCTCGTCATGAAGAACTTCGAGAGCAAGACCCTCAAACGCACCTTCGACACCATCATCTTCTCCAACGGCATCATTGCGCAACCGAAAGCCGCCGCTCCGGCAGCCACCCCGCCGCCGGCCGCCCCGCCGGCACGGCAATCCGCCCCCATGGGCAGCAAGGTTGCCGTAAGACCCAAGGAAAAAGGGATTTCGGTCAAAAAGGCCCACGGCCCCAATGCCTACACCATTGCCGAGATCTACCGCAACAGCGCCAAACTCAACAAAAAGCGGGTCGTCGTCCGGGGCAAGATCGTCAAGGTAACCTCGGGGATCATGAAGAGGGTCTGGATACATATCCAGGACGGTACCGGCTCTCAGGCCCAGGGCACCCATAACCTGGTGTGCACCACCAAAACGACGCCCCATCTGGACGACGTGGTCACGGTCAAGGGGACCCTGGCCAAAGACCGGGACTTCGGCTACGGCTACCGCTATAACGTCATCATCGAGAACGCCACCGTCAGCAAATAGCCGCCTCCCCACAATCCCGGCCCCCAAAGCCCCTCCCCCACCGGAGGGGCTTTTCTGTTAACAGCTGTTCTGCCACGGAGCCACGGAGACCCGGTGAACGTCAAAAAACGGAACCTGTTTTTGCCGGGATCGACGCAAAACCGTTTGTCCCTCTGTTTCCGATTTTCCCCTGTGAAATTTTTTTTGCTTAAAAACGATGCAACCCGGACAAAATGACGTTCCCTGTATCGTTTTTACACCGTTTCGTGGATGCGCCTACACCCGCGGAATCATTCAACATATTGATATCATTCAATATGATTGTCTTCCACACATCCCGGCACGCATTATGTATGTTGACTATTTAGCTTGTTTATCATGGCGACTTTGGGACAAAATGATAGACAGGTGGTACGAGAAAAACATGCCGGCATTGGCACGCGTGACGGCAGGGACCGACGGAGAAGTCGACGAATAATCCATCGGCCGAATAAGCGTGAGAGCAGGAGGTGCCACCATGATGAATACCGATCTCATAGACGAAGCCATTGAGCGATATGTCAGCGAACGCATGACCGGGGGACGGGAGCGCGCCGCGTCGCGATTTCTCAGCTATGCCCACCTGAAATGCGCGGGTAGCGATGTCGGCGAATTCATGCGGCGCGTAACCGGCCTGACCCGCTACTACATACACGTTACCAAGGTGTTCGAAAACCCGTTCCGCGGCATCGAGATGGCGTTTTTATCGACCATGCTCGTCGTTGCGATCGCCAGTATCTGGCTATTGGACCACGAAGCCACCCGCCTGTGCGGCATCTGCGTCTTCAGCGGCACCGTGGTGCACGGCTTTCTCCTCCTGCGGCACATAGTCCGCAAATGGCTCAAATCCGGCGTCATGATCGCCATGTATGAAGAGATCATCGCCCTGGTGGAACAGGAAGAAGCCGCCCTGCTGAACTGAGTCCGACACGTCCCCTGCTTTCGCAAAAACGGTTCGGGTCGAATGGGGAGATGGGCGGCAGCTTGCCAGGAGCCTTGGGAGTTGCTACAGTGGGGCATGGCCGACGACGTACGCACCCATTACGAGCGCTATCCCTATCCCCGGTATCCCTTGCTGGCCTCCTTGCGCCGTTGCGATACCTACGCCCTCAACCTGTCCGCCCTCTGGGCCCGCTTCAACGGCACCCTGCCGCCCCCTGACGCACAACGCATCCTCATCGCCGGTTGCGGCAGCTTTTCCCCCTACCCCTTTAGCCTGGCCAATCCCCATACCCCCATAACGGCCCTCGACCTGTCGGACCGCAACCTCCGGCGCGCGCGCCTGCACTGCCTGCTCCACGGCCGCACCAATGTGACCTTTTGCCGGGGCGACCTGCTGGCCGCCTCCCCGGCGGACGGCCCCTTCGGCCTGATCGACGCCTACGGCGTGCTCCACCATCTGGAAGACCCCCAGGCCGGCCTGAAGACCCTGGCGGACCGCCTCGCACCGGGGGGGATCGTCCGGCTGATGGTCTACAGCCGCTATGCCCGGCGCGAAGAGGAATCCATCCGCCGCGCCTTCCGCCTGTTGGGGATCAACGACCCGGCCGAGGCGCGCGGACTGATCGCCCGGGCCAAACCGGGGTCGCGCCTGCGGCGATTTGCGGAGGCGTCCGACGAGGCCGCCTACGACAGCGGGCTGGCGGACGCCCTGCTGCACCCCCGCGTCCACACCTTCCGGACCGGCGGCCTGCTGGAGCTGGTCCGCCGAAGCGGCCTGGAGCCGCTCCTGTTCGCCCACCACGGAGCCCTGGAGGATGTGGGGGACGAGGTGGAACGGCTCACCGTCATGGAGACCGCCCGGCTTGCCCCCGGCAACTTCGTCCTGTACGCCGGCCGTAACGTGGGCGGCCCCTGCCCCGACGATCGCGACGCGCTCGTCATGCTCAATCCCTGCCTGTCACGGGCCGTCACCCCCTTTAGCCTGGGCGGCGTGCACATCGCCCCGCGCCTTGGGGTCCCCACCCCGTTCCTCGGCCGCCCGGAACGGGCTTTTCTTCGGGGCTTCCGCCATCCCCGGCCGTGGGAAACCCTTTCCGCCACCGACCGCGCCGCGGTACAAGCCTATTGCTCGGCGCAATTCCTGATGCGGTTCAGGCGCTAATCACTCCTCCCCCCCGAACTCCACCAGATGAGCGCGGAAACGCAGCGGCACGAGACTTTGCTGCAGCCGGGGGTTATGGCGTTCGGGTATGGCCATGTGCTGGAAATAGGAGCGCCACAGGCGGCTGCACACCTCTTCCCCGGCGGTGTAGTCCGGCCGGCCCGCCAGGGAAACGCCGCCGACCAGTCGCCACGTTCCCCGGTCGCACAGGGCCAGCGCGGAGCGGCGCAGGTCGTGGATCATCCAGGGGCGGTCGCCGAGCCGTTCCCGGAAGTAGGGGGCGATGAACGGGAGGATGTCCGCATCGGGCTCGATCCGGGCGTACATGAGGGGGACCTCCGGCCTGTCGCGGCCCGCTTCACCGCCCAATTCCCCATCGGCGGGCCAGGCCACCTCCCGGAAACGCACGAACCCCGTGAACCGGTGGGCCTCGTGGGCGACCCTGCGGGAAAGCCGGTGTACCGAGCAGACCGGTTCCTGGGCCAGCATGCGCTGTACCTGCCGTCCCTTTTTCAGTCCCAGCGCCACGTAGCGCCACACTAGCTGCTCGACCCCGGCCGCCTCGCTGTGAAAGGCGTAGCGCAGGGTGGCAAAGGCTTCGCGGGAGACCGCCGTCACGAAGCGTTCCCGGAAGCGGAGCGCCGTCTCCCGCTCCGTGGCGACATCAAGGGAACCGGCAGCGAACAGTCCCGCCCCGCTCTCGGCGCCGGGGCGCAGGAATTCCGCTTCCGCGCCCCCGGATTCACGGCACGCCGCCAGGGCGCAGAGGAACCCCTCGAAGGTCCCGTCGTAGCGGTAGCATGCCGTCACAACTCCCCCGTCAGGGCCGAGGCATCGGCATGTGCCGGAAACAGCTCCAGTTGGTCCAGCCGCGCCGGACGCTTCTCCGGCGCCAGGAGCCGCGCCACCAGCCCGGCCCCGTCCAGGCGGATTCCTCCCAGGTAGCGCCCGCCGGCGGTGAGGAAGTAGCGCGCCCGTTTGAGCACCACCCCCAACCGTTTCAACTCCGCCTCCCCCAGCCGGGCATGACGCCGGGCGGCAACGATACGCTGGGCCGAGCGCACGCCGATGCCCGGCACCCGCAGCAACACCTCGTAATCGACGAGGTTCACCTCCACCGGGAACAGGTCCAGGTGGCGCACGGCCCAATCGCTCTTGGGATCGAAGCCCATGTCCAGGTTGGGACGGTCCTCGTCCAGAAGCTCATGGGCGGCGAATCCGTAGAAGCGCAGCAGCCAGTCGGCCTGGTACAGGCGATGCTCCCGCAACAGGGGCGGCGTGGGGAGCGCCGGCAGACGGCGGTCGTCGGAGCCGGGCACAAAGGCCGAGTAGTACACCCGCTTCATATCCAGGCGGCGGTAGAGCCCCTCGGACAGGGTGATGATCTCCCGGTCGCTCTCCGGGGTGGCGCCCACGATCAGTTGGGTGCTCTGCCCGGCCGGGGCGAACGGGGGCGCCTTGCGGGATTTTTTCCGCTCCGCGCGGGCCGAAGCGATGAGGTCGCTCACCTGGCGCATGGGGGCGATCACCGCCTCACGGGGTTTGTCCGGGGCCAGGAGCGCCAGGCTCCGGCGGGTGGGAAGCTCGATATTGATGCTGACCCGGTCGGCGTAGCGCCCCGCCTCGGCCACCAACAGCGGGTCGGCCCCCGGCACGACCTTGAGGTGGACATAGCCGTTGAAGCGTTCCTCTTCCCGCAGCTTGCGCACCACCGCGATCAACTGCTCCATGGTGTGGTCGGCGGAGCGGGTCACGCCGGTGCTGAGGAACAACCCCTCGATGTAGTTGCGGCGGTAGAAATCCATGGTCAGCCGCACCACTTCGTCCGGGGTGAATGCGGCGCGGGGAATGTCGTTGCTGCGGCGGTTGACGCAGTAGGCGCAGTCGAAGATGCAGGCGTTGGTGAGCAGGATCTTGAGCAGGGAGATGCAGCGGCCGTCGGCGGTCCAGGTGTGGCAGACCCCGGCGGAGGTAGTGCTTCCCACCCCGCCGGGCGCGCCCCGGCGGTTGCTGCCGCTGGAGGAGCAGGAGACATCGTATTTGGCGCTGTCGGCCAGGATTTCCAGGCGACGTTCAAATGGCAGGCTGTTCATAAAAAAACTCCGCACTCCGGATGCGGAGGAGACTACCAAATTAGTATGACAGAATAAGTCTTATAGGACTAATGGGACTCATGAGACTTATGAGACTTATGAGACTTATGGGACTTATGGGACTCATAAGTCCTATAGTTCCTATAGGTCTCATAGGTCCTATAGGTCCCATTAGTCCTATAGGTCCCATTAGTCCCATTAGTCCCATAAATCCCATCAGCCCCTACAAATCGATATTCTGCTGAAAAAAGAGCTGCATGCTGTTCAGCTCCAGGGCAACCAGATACCCCATATCTGGCCACCGGGCGGTGACGCAGCCGTTGTCCAGCATGATCTTGTCGCTGTGCAGGGAGGCCTCGAGCCGTTGGCGTGTGACCATGGTGTGGCCGCAGATGAGCCGCCTGCCGCCGATGCGCTGCCGCTCCACCAAGTCGGAACGGGTCCAGAGCATGGCCCCGGTATCGTCGAAGGGGTCGAAAGGCGGGTCCAGGT
Encoded proteins:
- a CDS encoding GGDEF domain-containing protein codes for the protein MPGIPISLIVIAPILMGAVILALSLVPVIGLIRGLPFGKVRHNWYTLAALILFFIIGYLFYASELRGGTYRVSDVIVSSVFFLGACFVLLVNHLSHRTAQDILRMSALEQENITDATMGIHNRRYFEQRLKEEFDRARRYNLPLSLLMIDIDDFKQINDTSGHQTGDQVLQGMGRLLIESVRDTDIVTRYGGDEICIIATHAGDATALDLAKRLCSKIGDNTLADGTWNIRVTTSIGIATLNDTMNEASDLVGCADMALYRAKNEGKNRAAVYLSDPAGCLGRTTAANGSCT
- a CDS encoding GSU0071 family protein codes for the protein MMNTDLIDEAIERYVSERMTGGRERAASRFLSYAHLKCAGSDVGEFMRRVTGLTRYYIHVTKVFENPFRGIEMAFLSTMLVVAIASIWLLDHEATRLCGICVFSGTVVHGFLLLRHIVRKWLKSGVMIAMYEEIIALVEQEEAALLN
- a CDS encoding bifunctional 2-polyprenyl-6-hydroxyphenol methylase/3-demethylubiquinol 3-O-methyltransferase UbiG, with product MADDVRTHYERYPYPRYPLLASLRRCDTYALNLSALWARFNGTLPPPDAQRILIAGCGSFSPYPFSLANPHTPITALDLSDRNLRRARLHCLLHGRTNVTFCRGDLLAASPADGPFGLIDAYGVLHHLEDPQAGLKTLADRLAPGGIVRLMVYSRYARREEESIRRAFRLLGINDPAEARGLIARAKPGSRLRRFAEASDEAAYDSGLADALLHPRVHTFRTGGLLELVRRSGLEPLLFAHHGALEDVGDEVERLTVMETARLAPGNFVLYAGRNVGGPCPDDRDALVMLNPCLSRAVTPFSLGGVHIAPRLGVPTPFLGRPERAFLRGFRHPRPWETLSATDRAAVQAYCSAQFLMRFRR
- a CDS encoding DNA-binding protein, producing the protein MKKSHLSPLAFIVLCSIVSVSAAAPPPSNVPAGHPKIEYPTQSTTHQQSSSLSGKVLQVLNSGGYSYVYLLKSNGEKVWIAVTEARIAVGEPLSFKEGLVMKNFESKTLKRTFDTIIFSNGIIAQPKAAAPAATPPPAAPPARQSAPMGSKVAVRPKEKGISVKKAHGPNAYTIAEIYRNSAKLNKKRVVVRGKIVKVTSGIMKRVWIHIQDGTGSQAQGTHNLVCTTKTTPHLDDVVTVKGTLAKDRDFGYGYRYNVIIENATVSK
- the queC gene encoding 7-cyano-7-deazaguanine synthase QueC: MQRKAVVLYSSGLDSTTCLALAGAEGFVPYAISFSYGQRHSHELEVAKANAVRLGAAEHLVVDFDLRLMGGSALTADIAVPKEGVGSDIPVTYVPARNTIFLSFALGWAEVLGAFDIYIGVNALDYSGYPDCRPDYIAAYETMANLATKAGVEGTGRFRIHTPLIDLTKAEIIKKGVELGVDYGLTHSCYDPTPEGLSCGECDSCRLRLKGFAEAGLKDPLRYVNR
- a CDS encoding putative DNA modification/repair radical SAM protein; this encodes MNSLPFERRLEILADSAKYDVSCSSSGSNRRGAPGGVGSTTSAGVCHTWTADGRCISLLKILLTNACIFDCAYCVNRRSNDIPRAAFTPDEVVRLTMDFYRRNYIEGLFLSTGVTRSADHTMEQLIAVVRKLREEERFNGYVHLKVVPGADPLLVAEAGRYADRVSINIELPTRRSLALLAPDKPREAVIAPMRQVSDLIASARAERKKSRKAPPFAPAGQSTQLIVGATPESDREIITLSEGLYRRLDMKRVYYSAFVPGSDDRRLPALPTPPLLREHRLYQADWLLRFYGFAAHELLDEDRPNLDMGFDPKSDWAVRHLDLFPVEVNLVDYEVLLRVPGIGVRSAQRIVAARRHARLGEAELKRLGVVLKRARYFLTAGGRYLGGIRLDGAGLVARLLAPEKRPARLDQLELFPAHADASALTGEL
- a CDS encoding TIGR03915 family putative DNA repair protein, whose product is MTACYRYDGTFEGFLCALAACRESGGAEAEFLRPGAESGAGLFAAGSLDVATERETALRFRERFVTAVSREAFATLRYAFHSEAAGVEQLVWRYVALGLKKGRQVQRMLAQEPVCSVHRLSRRVAHEAHRFTGFVRFREVAWPADGELGGEAGRDRPEVPLMYARIEPDADILPFIAPYFRERLGDRPWMIHDLRRSALALCDRGTWRLVGGVSLAGRPDYTAGEEVCSRLWRSYFQHMAIPERHNPRLQQSLVPLRFRAHLVEFGGEE